One Phaseolus vulgaris cultivar G19833 chromosome 2, P. vulgaris v2.0, whole genome shotgun sequence DNA window includes the following coding sequences:
- the LOC137809883 gene encoding uncharacterized protein, whose translation MVPSVFVETSGVQALKNPNPLKDVEASAVLDVAVLVIGENNTDGSMSVIGGNNDDGIISVIGGNNTDGTITVNSGNNTDGTITVNGGNNTDGTMSAIGGNNTDDTMSVIYGNNTDGIMSVICGNNTNGTISVIGDYNTDCTISVIGGNNTDGTISVNGGTSVLLVAIILMVPSLVIGGNNTDGTICVIGGNNNDGNIIVIGGNNTDGNIIVIGGNNTDGTISVIGRNNTDGTISVICGNNTDGTISVIGSNNNDGTINVNGGTISVIGGNNTDCTFSVIGGNNDDGIISVIGGNNTDGTITVNSGNNTDGTITVNGGNNTDGTMSAIGGNKTDDTMSVIYGNNTDGIMSVICGNNTNGTISVIGDYNTDCTISVIGGNNTDGTISVNGGTSVLLVAIILMVPSLLLVAIILVIGRNNTDGTISVICGNNTDGTISVIGGNNNDGTINVNGTDGTINIIGGNNTDGTINAIGGNNTDGTINVIGGNNTDGRISVICGNNTEGTISVIGGNNTDCTFSVIGGNKIVGTISVISGNNIDRTISVIGGNNTDCTISVIGGKNTEGTISVLRGNNTKGTIGVISGNNTNATITVIRGNNTNGTFTVIRGNNTDGTISVIGGNNTDRTISVNDGNNTDGNISAIGWNNSDGTISVICGNNTDGTINVKGENNTDGTISVIGGNNINDTISIIAGNNSNVTINVIGGNKTDGTISGNYGNNTEGDINVIGGNNSDGTIRVIGGINTDGTISFNGGNNMDGTISVIGGNNTDVTMSVICENNTDGTINVIGGNNTDGTISVIA comes from the exons atggtaccatcagtatttgTTGAaacaagtggtgttcaagctttgaagaatccaaatcctttgaaggatgttgaagcctctgctgtgcttgatgttgctgtgct tgttattggtgagaataatactgatggatccatgagtgttattggtgggaataatgaTGATGGtatcatcagtgttattggtgggaataacaCTGATGGAACCATCACTGTTAAtagtgggaataatactgatggaaccataactgttaatggtgggaataatactgatggtaccatgagtgctattggtggcaataatactgatgataCCATGAGTGTTATTtatggcaataatactgatggtatcATGAGTGTTATTTGTGGcaataatactaatggtaccatcagtgttattggtgactataatactgattgtaccatcagtgttattggtgggaataatactgatggaaccatTAGTGTTAATGGTGGGACATCAGTATTATTGGTGGccataatactgatggtaccatcact tgttatcggtggcaataatactgatggtaccatctgtgttattggtggcaataataatGATGGTAACATCattgttattggtggcaataatactgatggtaacatcattgttattggtggcaataatactgatggtaccatcagtgttattggtaggAATAATACTGACGGTACCATCAGTGTCatttgtgggaataatactgatggtaccatcagtgttattggtagtaataataatgatgGTACAATCAATGTTAATGGT ggtaccatcagtgttattggtgggaataatactgattgtaccttcagtgttattggtgggaataatgaTGATGGtatcatcagtgttattggtgggaataacaCTGATGGAACCATCACTGTTAAtagtgggaataatactgatggaaccataactgttaatggtgggaataatactgatggaaccatGAGTGCTATTGGTGGCAATAAGACTGATGATACCATGAGTGTTATTTAtggtaataatactgatggtatcATGAGTGTTATTTGTGGcaataatactaatggtaccatcagtgttattggtgactataatactgattgtaccatcagtgttattggtgggaataatactgatggaaccatTAGTGTTAATGGTGGGACATCAGtattattggtggcaataatactgatggtaccatcactgttattggtggcaataatact tgttattggtaggAATAATACTGACGGTACCATCAGTGTCatttgtgggaataatactgatggtaccatcagtgttattggtggtaATAATAATGATGGTACAATCAATGTTAATGGT actgatggtaccatcaatattattggtggaaataatactgatggtaccatcaatgctattggtggcaataatactgatggtaccatcaatgttattggtgggaataatacagATGGTAGGATCAGTGTTatttgtgggaataatactgagggtaccatcagtgttattggtgggaataatactgattgtaccttcagtgttattggtggcaataaaattgttggtaccatcagtgttattagTGGCAATAATATTGAtcgtaccatcagtgttattggtggcaataatactgattgtaccatcagtgttattggtggcaaaaATACTGAAGGTACCATCAGTGTTCTTCGTGGCAATAATACAAAAGGTACCATCGGTGTTATTAGTGGCAATAATACTAATGCTACCATCACTGTTATTCGTGGcaataatactaatggtaccTTCACTGTTATtcgtggcaataatactgatggtaccatcagtgttattggtgggaataatacagATAGAACCATCAGTGTTAATgatgggaataatactgatggtaacATCAGTGCTATTGGTTGGAATAatagtgatggtaccatcagtgttatttgtgggaataatactgatggaaccatcaATGTTAAAGGTGAGAATAATAcagatggtaccattagtgttattggtgggaataatattaatgataccatcagtattattgctgGCAATAATAGTAATgttaccatcaatgttattggtgggaataaaaCTGATGGAACCATCAGTGGAAATTATGGGAATAATACTGAAGGTGacatcaatgttattggtgggaataatagtgatggtaccatccgtgttattggtgggattaatactgatggaaccattagttttaatggtgggaataacatggatggtaccatcagtgttattggtggcaataatactgatgttACCATGAGTGTTATTTGTgagaataatactgatggtaccatcaatgttattggtgggaataatactgatggtaccatcagtgttattg cATGA